One genomic segment of Vibrio azureus includes these proteins:
- a CDS encoding helicase HerA domain-containing protein → MEIKVRTIGEHDLTDEMNALMDAIEAKEDVKGFAYAGSGKSTFLRAVEKYQKNKMGIYLCYNKSLEREARSLFVGTHVHIYTSHSYALSTFCKEVKAGFLRKVNLKPNMKMVLDHSEFNLDNPLFNALDMKNNWRVLVDICDCFIQTASLELTELHVTEKAKKLVTSKVNSKAIKSNQNQEALLYLVNHANLLLKSMFDTNNDCYCSHDGYVKYWQLSKPVINYDYVMFDETQDAPPVLVNVIMSQKIQKIFVGDKYQNIYQFKGGVNAMTVVPCESFPLSISFRYGQDLADLASKILKHYDTSVKITGRGFDTEIIKGSDYDDSDNMLYIAHTNIHLLDILIDCYKSKIPTVFVTDNKASFTLVKAESILNISQNGEGIGFYKKYDNIDKLIAEQRDLETKVIIDWFKEDRDKFMDLIMALRWTLDIIPDKAFVKLCTAHGSKGLESDVVMLADDFSAVEAAFGDGQPLAEDELNLIYVAVTRAKKKLILADKLYDALNKNLAFTLKRHKPAKCMSDNLIPESYQVKGKKAKSKPKQPVKPTLSAESNLAAETHSVQPELSKSNNAHSNKPASDNISQAKSTKSDEKPSPLVSSSNRAPNNEISIVVGQSKETGEDMLWCPTDTSLYLNPNLAVAGTMGTGKTQTVKSIVTQLRRQKEFNTDGESLGILIFDYKSDYVDYDFVNATGATVLEANNLPINPFALHSDHRLALMNNAKVFISTLSKVFRLGVKQEQMLKNCILAAYENKNIDNGDVSTYSNTPPTLRDVIAVYNGQRKVPQDSLTSALSDLYDFEIFENNGRKCKTLYDLLDGNVVVVTLGGIDPNLQNLIVAVLLDQFYTQMHLAPKPNPSGQYRALKKLILVDEADNFMSQDFPSLRKILKEGREFGVGCLLSTQGLDHFQTNENSYSDYMTAWIAHRLNNPKSKDVEQLLNTKTKQDLESQLNRVRELEKHHALFVDGRKNVEHQCSTMFWKLIKNY, encoded by the coding sequence ATGGAAATAAAAGTGAGAACAATTGGCGAACATGATTTAACAGATGAGATGAATGCTTTAATGGATGCAATTGAAGCAAAAGAAGATGTTAAAGGTTTTGCTTATGCAGGTTCAGGGAAAAGTACATTCCTAAGAGCTGTAGAAAAATATCAGAAAAATAAAATGGGTATTTACCTTTGCTATAACAAATCTCTTGAACGTGAAGCTAGAAGTTTGTTTGTTGGTACTCATGTTCACATATACACATCTCACTCTTATGCCTTATCAACGTTCTGTAAGGAAGTAAAAGCAGGCTTTTTAAGAAAAGTTAATTTGAAGCCTAACATGAAAATGGTACTAGACCATTCAGAGTTCAATTTAGACAATCCATTATTCAATGCATTAGACATGAAAAATAATTGGCGTGTATTAGTTGATATCTGTGATTGTTTTATTCAAACCGCATCTCTTGAGCTAACAGAGTTGCACGTTACTGAAAAAGCCAAAAAGTTAGTCACCAGTAAAGTTAACAGCAAGGCAATAAAGTCGAACCAAAATCAGGAAGCTTTATTGTATTTGGTCAATCATGCCAACTTACTTTTGAAATCAATGTTTGACACAAACAATGATTGCTATTGCTCTCATGATGGTTACGTTAAATATTGGCAACTTTCAAAACCAGTAATTAACTATGACTACGTCATGTTTGACGAAACACAAGACGCACCACCAGTTCTTGTTAATGTCATTATGTCGCAAAAGATTCAGAAGATATTTGTCGGTGACAAGTACCAAAATATCTATCAGTTCAAAGGCGGCGTTAATGCGATGACTGTGGTTCCGTGTGAGTCATTTCCCTTATCTATTTCATTTCGATATGGGCAAGATTTAGCAGATTTAGCCAGCAAGATATTAAAACACTACGATACCAGCGTAAAAATCACGGGTCGAGGGTTTGATACGGAGATTATAAAAGGCTCCGACTATGATGACTCTGACAATATGCTGTACATTGCTCACACCAATATTCACTTATTGGATATCCTGATTGATTGCTATAAATCAAAAATTCCGACTGTGTTTGTTACGGACAACAAAGCCAGCTTTACATTAGTGAAAGCAGAGTCAATTTTGAACATTTCACAGAATGGTGAAGGTATAGGCTTTTATAAGAAGTACGACAACATTGACAAGCTAATTGCCGAGCAACGCGATTTGGAAACAAAGGTAATTATCGATTGGTTTAAAGAGGACCGTGATAAGTTCATGGATCTAATAATGGCATTAAGGTGGACGCTCGATATTATTCCTGACAAAGCGTTTGTGAAATTATGCACCGCACATGGAAGTAAAGGTTTGGAATCTGATGTAGTGATGCTGGCTGATGACTTTAGTGCCGTTGAAGCAGCGTTCGGTGATGGACAGCCACTTGCTGAAGATGAATTGAATCTGATTTATGTTGCTGTGACTAGGGCGAAGAAGAAACTCATTTTGGCTGATAAGCTTTACGATGCTTTGAATAAGAACCTGGCATTCACACTCAAGCGCCATAAACCCGCGAAGTGTATGTCTGACAACCTCATTCCTGAGTCTTACCAAGTGAAGGGCAAAAAAGCCAAATCAAAACCTAAGCAGCCAGTCAAACCAACACTGTCAGCAGAAAGTAACCTCGCTGCAGAAACCCATAGCGTTCAACCGGAACTGTCGAAGTCAAACAACGCACATTCTAACAAGCCAGCTTCAGATAACATCAGTCAGGCTAAGAGCACGAAGTCTGATGAAAAGCCCTCTCCTTTGGTCAGCTCATCAAACCGTGCGCCGAACAATGAAATATCTATCGTGGTAGGACAATCAAAGGAAACTGGTGAAGACATGCTTTGGTGTCCAACGGATACCAGTTTGTACTTAAACCCTAACCTTGCTGTCGCCGGCACTATGGGAACCGGTAAGACGCAGACTGTGAAAAGTATCGTCACACAGCTTCGAAGACAAAAAGAGTTCAACACAGATGGTGAGTCACTTGGCATCCTCATCTTTGATTACAAGTCAGACTACGTTGATTATGACTTCGTTAACGCAACTGGTGCAACCGTGTTAGAGGCGAACAATCTACCGATTAACCCATTTGCTTTACACTCAGACCACCGCTTAGCGTTAATGAACAATGCGAAGGTTTTCATCTCCACATTGAGCAAAGTTTTTCGTTTGGGAGTAAAGCAGGAGCAAATGCTAAAGAACTGCATCCTCGCTGCCTATGAGAACAAAAACATAGACAATGGTGATGTCAGTACATACAGCAATACTCCACCGACTCTGAGGGACGTTATCGCTGTTTATAATGGTCAGCGCAAGGTTCCACAAGATTCGCTGACTTCTGCGCTTTCTGACTTGTATGATTTCGAGATATTTGAGAACAACGGAAGGAAGTGTAAGACGCTCTATGACCTACTTGATGGAAATGTTGTAGTCGTAACATTGGGTGGCATTGATCCAAACTTGCAGAACCTCATCGTTGCCGTTTTGCTTGACCAGTTCTATACACAAATGCACCTTGCACCAAAGCCTAATCCATCAGGTCAGTACCGAGCTTTGAAAAAGTTAATCCTGGTAGACGAAGCAGACAACTTCATGAGCCAGGATTTCCCAAGCTTGCGAAAAATACTCAAAGAAGGTCGTGAGTTCGGCGTGGGGTGTCTGTTGTCCACTCAAGGACTTGACCACTTTCAGACTAACGAGAACAGCTATAGCGACTACATGACAGCATGGATAGCTCACCGCCTCAATAACCCAAAGAGCAAAGATGTTGAACAACTACTAAACACCAAGACGAAGCAGGATCTTGAGAGCCAATTAAACAGAGTTCGAGAACTAGAGAAGCATCACGCGCTTTTTGTGGATGGAAGGAAAAATGTGGAACATCAATGTTCTACAATGTTTTGGAAGTTAATTAAAAATTATTAG
- a CDS encoding GIY-YIG nuclease family protein produces MPVYLSFGKNIQGNFFHIDAQQSGRTPLICPFCSCPLIAVKGAKKSAHFRHDGETCHESLNEIPQIPAWHHFHLNYPLKVVETLKQGYDAESKSPNVFKLNASHLPHSLHHELLEHDVWTDNVLFTETAKVILGSLTMERFSKWMRDHLQQRIQDLRHAIEQGQQHRAWLEIESHRQQSILTASLYLFEYQLGDGSIIHKVGRTSRQPEQRLKETVQDLEKATDQSVVKSKILRVVANCGHVEQYVFHRYHNQVAKVGLHTEYLLLDDKSLKRLKAEFTKLTNNLEPFNKAERFVVTGRWKYEEKRLAASKRGIELTQRESGKFGRPKGTTVSTDDFLVKHSDIVTSLERGRSINQTAEFTGKGRSTVKRVKAAMNK; encoded by the coding sequence ATGCCAGTTTATTTAAGCTTTGGAAAGAATATCCAAGGGAACTTCTTTCACATTGATGCACAGCAATCAGGTAGGACTCCATTAATCTGCCCTTTTTGCTCTTGTCCCTTGATTGCTGTGAAAGGCGCTAAAAAATCAGCACACTTTCGTCATGATGGCGAAACGTGTCATGAGTCACTCAATGAAATTCCTCAGATACCGGCTTGGCATCACTTTCACCTCAATTATCCATTGAAGGTTGTTGAAACATTGAAGCAAGGTTATGACGCGGAAAGTAAATCACCGAACGTCTTCAAGTTAAATGCCTCTCACCTGCCGCACTCGCTTCATCATGAACTGTTAGAACATGATGTTTGGACCGATAACGTACTATTTACCGAGACTGCAAAAGTCATACTCGGTAGTTTAACAATGGAAAGATTCAGTAAGTGGATGCGCGACCATTTACAGCAACGTATACAGGACTTACGTCATGCTATCGAGCAAGGTCAACAACATCGTGCTTGGTTAGAGATTGAATCGCATCGTCAACAATCGATACTCACCGCCTCACTGTATTTATTTGAATATCAATTGGGGGATGGTTCAATCATTCATAAGGTAGGTCGGACATCGAGACAACCAGAGCAGCGCCTTAAAGAAACCGTCCAGGATCTTGAAAAAGCAACAGATCAAAGTGTGGTAAAAAGTAAGATTTTGCGTGTTGTTGCCAATTGTGGCCATGTTGAACAGTATGTCTTTCATCGCTATCACAACCAAGTAGCGAAGGTGGGTTTGCACACAGAATACCTGCTACTTGATGACAAATCATTGAAGCGATTGAAAGCGGAATTTACAAAGCTGACCAACAATCTAGAACCCTTCAACAAAGCGGAGCGGTTCGTCGTTACAGGCCGTTGGAAGTATGAAGAAAAACGCCTCGCAGCCTCTAAACGTGGCATCGAGCTAACCCAACGAGAGAGCGGTAAGTTTGGTCGTCCTAAAGGAACTACGGTCAGCACTGATGACTTTCTGGTAAAGCACTCTGATATTGTCACCAGTTTAGAACGTGGCCGCTCTATCAACCAAACAGCAGAATTTACAGGTAAAGGACGTTCAACCGTCAAGCGTGTAAAAGCAGCCATGAACAAATGA